In Agromyces sp. SYSU T00194, a genomic segment contains:
- a CDS encoding GNAT family N-acetyltransferase, whose translation MEREFAWEPDAERYTLRIDGRLASVIDTHRLGDAISFSRVFTSPPFRGNGHAAEIVAWAVDHVESETDLRIVPTCWYAASWFDRNPERSGLLARRAG comes from the coding sequence GTGGAACGCGAATTCGCCTGGGAGCCCGACGCCGAGCGCTACACCCTGCGCATCGACGGCCGCCTCGCGAGCGTGATCGACACGCACCGCCTCGGCGACGCCATCTCGTTCTCGCGGGTCTTCACCTCGCCGCCGTTCCGCGGCAACGGGCACGCCGCCGAGATCGTCGCGTGGGCGGTCGACCACGTCGAGTCCGAGACCGACCTGCGCATCGTGCCGACGTGCTGGTACGCGGCGTCCTGGTTCGACCGCAACCCGGAGCGCAGCGGCCTACTCGCCCGCCGCGCCGGCTGA